One genomic window of Undibacterium cyanobacteriorum includes the following:
- a CDS encoding DUF6671 family protein, giving the protein MNQSKYRGQKIAFLTQHGKQEVVAAALEPVLGCEVIHVSGYDTDLLGSFTRDVPRSGTQLDAARRKARKGMELAGLKIGLASEGSFSTDPYTGMMPWNREIMVLIDDELGIEVVGMAQGSTIAGQILTANWDDVEQFVRKLGFPQQQVVMRPQSEKDPRFIKGIGSWEKLGDAFTNLQMEADNRKVFVEPDLRAFASPTRMSHIAHASEDLAQRILSCCPQCAAPGFSVVQRQPGLPCELCGTPTTTYLSETLRCVLCKHEEMRQRQDLQYADPRHCPQCNP; this is encoded by the coding sequence ATGAACCAATCAAAATACAGAGGTCAGAAGATCGCTTTTCTGACCCAGCATGGAAAACAAGAGGTCGTCGCTGCTGCACTGGAACCCGTGTTGGGATGTGAAGTGATCCATGTGAGCGGCTACGATACAGATTTGCTCGGTAGTTTCACGCGTGATGTTCCGCGTAGCGGTACTCAACTTGATGCCGCCCGTCGCAAAGCGCGTAAGGGCATGGAGTTGGCCGGATTGAAAATCGGCTTAGCCAGTGAGGGAAGTTTTAGCACCGATCCCTACACAGGCATGATGCCGTGGAATCGTGAAATCATGGTCTTGATCGACGATGAATTGGGCATTGAAGTGGTCGGTATGGCGCAAGGATCAACCATTGCCGGGCAGATCTTGACCGCCAATTGGGATGATGTCGAACAGTTCGTTCGCAAACTCGGCTTCCCCCAACAACAAGTCGTGATGCGTCCGCAATCAGAGAAAGATCCACGCTTTATCAAAGGCATAGGTAGTTGGGAAAAGTTGGGCGACGCTTTTACGAACCTACAAATGGAAGCCGATAACCGCAAAGTGTTTGTCGAGCCTGATCTACGGGCCTTTGCCAGCCCCACTCGCATGAGCCATATTGCACACGCCAGCGAGGACTTGGCACAACGCATTTTGTCGTGCTGCCCACAATGCGCTGCGCCGGGATTTTCAGTCGTACAAAGACAGCCGGGTTTGCCCTGCGAATTGTGCGGAACACCGACCACGACTTACCTCAGCGAGACCTTGCGCTGCGTATTGTGTAAGCATGAGGAGATGCGCCAACGCCAAGATCTCCAATACGCCGACCCGCGCCATTGCCCGCAGTGTAATCCCTAG
- a CDS encoding YbcC family protein, whose protein sequence is MITLDHTAAQETSTSTIEPTVVNAEKWSEFRRAVSLACEAACQTIAPAWPLDQAIAVNPHWQRVDRPVREVAARMAVLGGIQVFPARDYQRQAWESKRITEVDLYSAIRQIPAARERQLNMDFCIDALSKDVKINQLPLLIDVLDIDPDRHTRLSWRSAITHQVSQTCAAYFDHHQAQWQPERASGLYAFWRETITHDHGIGTLMGLPNLGRVLHLLPQQHEDAEVWVMQHLGLPQDAWTDYLEAVLLTVNGWASSCAYLAWQAKLAGGSDQHLRELLAIRLAWGIVLLECRRELQHDAQTSLAFSALRREWENHKARLRQAEDALLVDEVWQLALERGYQTKLAQQLLQTVVPSVSTSASASTSNELDSAWEMQAVFCIDVRSEPMRRALEAVDPAIQTKGFAGFFGVPAAYTPMASALQRPQLPGLLPAAMQISECVVVGPEAGLDQTETVEAQAQRSTISERRQQRFARDRQWSNTSQRPSTAFNYVEAAGWTYLGKLWRSWKPQQAARLSADTYALSAVEQSVCRPRLMGLRLEQQVDLSAKVLHAMGLESDFAPIVMLVGHGSQSANNAHAAALDCGACCGQTGEVNVRSLVAILNTPAVRQGLQAKGVVIPEHVQFMAALHNTTTDEIDTFDLDLLSPSAQQRWAKMAVVFAQAADQVRRERAHKLGENPRSSHQSLLSKLRLRANDAAQTRPEWGLANNAAFLMLPSARGLHLDGRSFLHDYRIENDPDHGVLELLMTAPMLVTHWINWQYHASSCEPQRYGCGNKILHNVVGGRLGVFEGNGGDLRIGLSKQSLHDGEKLLHEPLRLTVVIAAPTEVIDSLIRKHQILQHLLNNGWLHLWSVQTSLLRYTEQGWTAVLDESLAKTQEV, encoded by the coding sequence ATGATCACATTGGATCACACAGCAGCACAAGAAACATCGACGTCGACAATAGAACCGACGGTCGTCAATGCAGAAAAATGGAGTGAGTTTCGTCGCGCTGTCAGCCTCGCTTGTGAAGCAGCTTGTCAAACTATCGCACCCGCTTGGCCGCTCGATCAAGCCATTGCTGTAAATCCACACTGGCAGCGGGTCGATCGCCCTGTGCGTGAAGTGGCTGCGCGTATGGCCGTGCTCGGTGGTATTCAAGTCTTTCCAGCGCGTGATTATCAACGCCAAGCATGGGAAAGCAAACGCATCACCGAGGTTGATTTGTATTCGGCGATCCGCCAAATTCCAGCGGCGCGTGAGCGACAATTGAATATGGACTTCTGTATTGATGCCTTATCAAAGGACGTCAAAATCAATCAGTTGCCCTTGTTGATTGATGTGCTCGATATCGATCCTGATCGTCACACCCGTCTATCATGGCGTTCCGCGATTACGCATCAAGTCAGCCAAACCTGTGCCGCTTACTTCGATCATCATCAAGCGCAATGGCAACCTGAGCGAGCTTCTGGTCTCTATGCTTTTTGGCGTGAGACGATCACGCATGATCACGGCATCGGCACCTTGATGGGCTTACCGAATCTTGGGCGAGTCTTGCACTTGCTACCGCAACAGCATGAAGACGCTGAGGTGTGGGTGATGCAGCATTTGGGTTTGCCGCAAGATGCGTGGACCGACTATTTAGAAGCGGTCTTGTTGACGGTGAACGGGTGGGCTTCGAGCTGCGCGTACTTGGCGTGGCAGGCAAAATTGGCGGGTGGCAGCGATCAGCATTTACGCGAATTGCTGGCGATTCGTCTGGCTTGGGGCATCGTACTTTTGGAATGCCGACGCGAGCTTCAACACGACGCACAAACTAGCTTGGCCTTCTCCGCGTTACGGCGTGAATGGGAAAATCACAAAGCACGTTTGCGTCAAGCGGAGGATGCTTTGTTGGTCGACGAAGTATGGCAGTTGGCTTTGGAGCGTGGATACCAAACGAAACTGGCACAACAACTATTGCAAACAGTAGTGCCTTCAGTATCTACATCAGCATCAGCATCAACATCGAACGAGCTCGATAGCGCATGGGAAATGCAAGCGGTGTTCTGTATCGATGTTCGTAGTGAACCGATGCGACGTGCCCTCGAAGCGGTGGATCCAGCGATTCAAACCAAAGGCTTCGCCGGTTTCTTTGGTGTACCCGCCGCCTATACGCCGATGGCGAGTGCCTTACAGCGTCCGCAATTGCCGGGCTTGTTACCGGCGGCGATGCAGATCAGCGAATGCGTGGTGGTCGGACCCGAGGCTGGTTTGGATCAAACGGAGACAGTCGAGGCGCAAGCACAACGATCGACGATATCAGAGCGCCGTCAACAGCGCTTCGCGCGCGATCGCCAATGGTCGAATACCAGCCAACGTCCAAGCACAGCGTTTAACTATGTCGAGGCTGCCGGCTGGACTTATCTCGGAAAATTGTGGCGCAGTTGGAAACCGCAACAGGCAGCGCGCCTCAGTGCGGATACCTATGCCTTGTCCGCCGTAGAACAATCTGTATGCCGGCCACGCTTGATGGGTTTGAGGCTAGAACAACAAGTCGATCTCTCGGCGAAGGTCTTGCACGCGATGGGATTAGAGAGTGATTTTGCCCCCATCGTGATGCTAGTCGGACATGGAAGCCAGAGCGCCAATAATGCTCACGCCGCGGCACTCGATTGCGGTGCTTGCTGTGGCCAAACCGGTGAGGTCAATGTGCGTAGTCTGGTCGCTATCCTGAATACGCCAGCTGTACGTCAGGGTTTGCAAGCCAAGGGTGTGGTGATTCCCGAGCATGTGCAATTTATGGCGGCTTTGCACAACACCACGACGGATGAAATCGACACCTTCGATCTTGATCTATTGTCTCCATCGGCACAACAGCGTTGGGCGAAGATGGCAGTCGTGTTTGCTCAAGCAGCAGATCAAGTACGACGCGAACGAGCCCACAAACTCGGAGAAAATCCGCGCAGTAGTCATCAAAGCTTATTGAGCAAGCTGCGTCTGCGTGCCAACGATGCGGCACAAACGCGCCCCGAATGGGGTTTGGCCAATAACGCAGCGTTCTTGATGCTACCAAGCGCGCGGGGTTTGCATCTGGATGGACGTAGTTTCTTGCATGACTATCGGATTGAAAATGATCCGGATCATGGTGTGCTGGAGTTGTTGATGACAGCGCCGATGCTGGTGACGCATTGGATTAACTGGCAGTATCACGCCTCCAGTTGTGAGCCACAACGCTACGGTTGCGGTAATAAGATTTTGCACAATGTAGTGGGTGGACGACTCGGCGTGTTCGAAGGTAATGGCGGTGATTTACGCATCGGCTTATCCAAGCAATCCCTGCACGATGGAGAAAAATTATTGCACGAACCGCTGCGCCTGACGGTAGTGATCGCCGCACCAACCGAGGTGATCGACAGCCTGATTCGCAAGCACCAGATCTTGCAACATCTTCTGAATAACGGATGGTTGCACTTGTGGTCTGTTCAAACGTCGTTGTTGCGTTACACAGAACAAGGATGGACAGCAGTGCTCGATGAAAGCTTGGCAAAGACGCAGGAAGTATAA